The proteins below come from a single Aegilops tauschii subsp. strangulata cultivar AL8/78 chromosome 6, Aet v6.0, whole genome shotgun sequence genomic window:
- the LOC109734588 gene encoding prohibitin-3, mitochondrial yields the protein MSGGGQAAVSFLTKVAKVAAGLGLTASAVSTSLYTVDGGQRAVIFDRFQGVLPAVVSEGTHFLVPWLQKPFLFDIRTRPHSFSSTSGTKDLQMVSLTLRVLARPDVERLPEIFTNLGLDYDDKVLPSIGNEVLKAVVAQFNADQLLTDRPHVSALVREALVRRAGEFNIVLDDVAITHLAYGHDFAQAVEKKQVAQQEAERSRFLVARAEQERRAAIVRAEGESESARLISDATALVGNGLIELRRIEAAKEIAGVIARSPNVSYIPSGNNGQMLLGLSTAR from the coding sequence ATGTCTGGCGGCGGGCAAGCAGCGGTCTCGTTCCTGACGAAGGTCGCAAAGGTGGCTGCCGGGTTGGGCTTGACGGCATCTGCCGTCTCCACGTCCCTCTACACGGTGGACGGCGGCCAACGGGCGGTCATCTTCGACCGCTTCCAGGGCGTTCTCCCGGCGGTCGTCTCGGAGGGCACCCACTTCCTCGTCCCCTGGCTCCAGAAGCCCTTCCTCTTCGACATCCGCACGCGCCCGCACAGCTTCTCCTCCACCTCCGGAACCAAGGATCTGCAGATGGTCAGCCTCACGCTCCGCGTCCTCGCCCGCCCCGATGTGGAACGCCTTCCTGAAATCTTCACCAACCTCGGCCTCGACTACGACGACAAGGTGCTCCCCTCCATCGGCAACGAGGTGCTCAAGGCGGTCGTCGCCCAGTTCAACGCAGACCAGCTCCTCACCGACCGTCCCCACGTCTCTGCCCTCGTCCGtgaagccctcgtccgccgcgcCGGCGAGTTCAACATCGTGCTCGATGACGTCGCCATCACCCACCTCGCCTACGGGCACGACTTCGCCCAGGCCGTTGAGAAGAAGCAGGTCGCGCAGCAGGAGGCTGAGCGCTCCAGGTTCCTCGTTGCGCGTGCAGAGCAGGAGAGGCGTGCTGCTATCGTTCGCGCGGAGGGAGAGAGCGAGTCCGCACGGCTCATCTCAGATGCCACCGCTCTTGTAGGCAATGGCCTGATCGAGCTCAGGAGGATCGAGGCTGCCAAGGAGATAGCTGGGGTGATTGCGCGCTCACCCAATGTTTCCTACATCCCTTCTGGCAACAACGGCCAGATGCTGCTTGGGCTCAGCACTGCCCGGTGA